Proteins encoded within one genomic window of Triticum aestivum cultivar Chinese Spring chromosome 2D, IWGSC CS RefSeq v2.1, whole genome shotgun sequence:
- the LOC123055149 gene encoding uracil-DNA glycosylase, mitochondrial, producing MAPSPPTAPKTIADFFVRPAKRLRSGATTTTVVVPAASLSPSSGPSDPTSLSPEQRRRADTNLALARARRNLRLAESKAAGGGAKLEELLVEETWLEALSGELRKPYALDLCRFVAHERLHAKVPVYPPPHLVFHALHTTPFHSVKAVIIGQDPYHGPGQAMGLSFSVPEGIKIPSSLQNIFKELHKDLGCTIPSHGNLERWAVQGILMLNTVLTVREHQANSHAKKGWEQFTDAVIKTVSQKKSGLVFILWGNSAQAKIRLIDETKHHILKSAHPSGLSANRGFFGCRHFSQTNQILERLGLSTIDWQL from the exons ATGGCGCCGTCGCCGCCCACCGCCCCCAAGACCATCGCCGACTTCTTCGTCCGCCCCGCCAAGCGCCTCCGCTCCGGCGCAACCACCACCACCGTCGTcgtccccgccgcctccctctccccctcctccggcCCCTCGGACCCCACCTcgctctcgccggagcagcgccgcagggccgacaccaacctcgcgctcgcccgcgcgcgccgcaacctccgcctcgcCGAGTCCAAAG cggccggcggcggcgcgaagcTGGAGGAGCTGCTCGTGGAGGAGACGTGGCTGGAGGCGCTGTCCGGGGAGCTGCGCAAGCCTTACGCGCTCGACCTCTGCCGCTTCGTCGCCCACGAGCGCCTGCACGCCAAGGTGCCCGTCTACCCGCCGCCGCACCTCGTCTTCCACGCGCTCCacaccacccccttccacagcgtCAAAGCCGTCATCATCGGCCAG GATCCATACCATGGTCCTGGCCAGGCCATGGGATTGTCGTTTTCAGTACCAGAGGGGATCAAAATTCCTTCCAGCTTACAAAACATATTTAAAGAGCTGCATAAAGATCTAGGGTGTACTATACCATCCCATGGGAATTTGGAAAGATGGGCTGTGCAG GGTATTCTTATGCTCAATACCGTGCTAACAG TGAGGGAACACCAAGCCAACTCGCATGCCAAGAAAGGATGGGAGCAGTTCACTGATGCTGTCATTAAGACAGTATCACAAAAGAAATCAGGATTAGTCTTTATTCTCTGGGGAAACTCAGCTCAAGCGAAGATAAG ATTGATTGATGAAACAAAACATCACATTCTAAAATCTGCTCATCCGTCAGGCCTGTCTGCAAACAGAGGTTTCTTTGGATGCAG GCACTTTTCGCAGACGAATCAGATCCTGGAGAGGCTTGGGCTATCCACCATCGATTGGCAGCTCTGA
- the LOC123055150 gene encoding mavicyanin — protein sequence MANSLLPVVALLALLFGASRAADFEVGGDAGWVVPAAGDSGTYNDWASKNRFLVGDSVHFKYKADSVMEVTQEEYDKCGSTHPIFFSNNGDTEVRLDRPGPFYFISGVTGHCERGQKMVVKVIGQNEPPPAPPAPPSGAAPAGIGSAAAMVTAALLPALIVLGV from the exons ATGGCGAACAGCCTCCTCCCCGTCGTGGCGCTCCTCGCGCTGCTCTTCGGCGCGTCGCGCGCCGCCGACTTCGAGGTCGGCGGGGACGCCGGGTGGGTCGTGCCGGCGGCCGGCGACTCCGGCACGTACAACGACTGGGCGTCCAAGAACCGCTTCCTCGTCGGCGACAGCGTCC ATTTCAAGTACAAGGCGGACTCGGTGATGGAGGTGACGCAGGAGGAGTACGACAAGTGCGGGTCGACGCACCCCATCTTCTTCTCCAACAACGGCGACACCGAGGTGCGCCTGGACCGCCCGGGCCCCTTCTACTTCATCAGCGGCGTCACGGGCCACTGCGAGCGCGGCCAGAAGATGGTCGTCAAGGTCATCGGCCAGAACGagcccccgccggcgccgcccgcgccccccAGCGGCGCCGCGCCGGCCGGCatcggatccgccgccgccatggtcACTGCCGCCCTTTTGCCTGCTCTCATTGTGCTCGGTGTCTGA